In Jaculus jaculus isolate mJacJac1 chromosome 2, mJacJac1.mat.Y.cur, whole genome shotgun sequence, the genomic window TAAAGGGCTGGAAGCCCTAAATAATTTCTTTGAGATGTTGCCttctagtgacttccaggtcaataTGTTAGATTGCCAGCCAGTTCATGAGCAAGCTACCCAGGCCCAGAGTACAGTTCTTGTTGTGACCTGTGGAACTGTGAAATTTGATGGAAACAAGCAACACTACTTCAATCAGAACTTCCTCCTGACTGCTCAGACCAACCTTGGCAGCACCGTGTGGAAGATTGCAAGCGACTGCTTCCGTTTTCAAGATTGGGCTACTGACTAGAAAAGTGTATTCTATAGTCCATGAGTTCAAGCAAAACAAGTCTATGTAAATTAATGTATTTCATtgtaaaagcattaaaaataatatgtagtgaagcattatttaatatttttttattcctaGCAGCACCTTTTCTTGCAGCTGCCCCTTTGGATTCTTGTCCTTAAGAGCTTTAATACTAGTTGTTTACATGCCTTGTATGTAGATATATAAACATTCCATGAATGGCATTGTTAAAGTAATATTAAGCATATGATCTCAGTACTAACATACTGTGAACCCAGCCTATTGCAAAAATGCAATCCTTTTGTAATACTGTCTATGATTTATCAGCACAACATAACTCTCTTGAAGGAGTGGAGTTTTTTGGTTATTACAATAATGCCTATTTTTAGTTAACACTGGTAatacaattttaatatataaGGAGCTTTTTGTAATCACTTCATGTTCACATAACTGACATATTTGAGTTGCAGCAAATATGCTCTGTAGTCTCTCTACGAAGCTTTCTTATGATGGCGTACTTCCTGTTGAAATGAGTTAAGCAActagagaagagaaaaacattCTCAGTTGATAGCTGAGTATTGGGTACATTTAGTGACAGCAAAAGAACTTGCCAGTTCCATGTCTATTTATGTAATGAGTAATATAGAACTAAAAGCTTTAATTGGACAATAATAAATGTAGAAAACTAACCCAAAAATACCGAAGACGACTAAATGGTAAAAAATTTTGGTGCTTGTTTCCTACCTCTTAAAATTGTAGCCTACTTTTAAGATTTGAATCACTCAGTCAATCAGTACATTTGCCAAATGATGATGAGTGTCATTTTTCTTCCAAGGTTGAGACTTaaagctctttctttcattttcagtcaTCTTTATATATCTCAGTTTATTCAAGAACTTATGGGTGAGAGTCTAACAGGAAAGTTGGAAATAAAGCCATTATTATCTCTTTGTGACCCTGTTGACTTCTAAGCCTTCCATATGAACTTTAGACCCAAAGACTCTTATGTACTAACCATCCCTAAGGGGAGTAATTTTTCTCACTGTTTCACATTGTCAAATGTATTCTCTTATTTAAAATGGAAAGTATTCAATGCTGTGGTTTAGCCTTCTATGTGGAATTGGGCAAATAGTTCTGTACCAAGTCTTGTTTCTATTATGCAACCCACTCATTGTCTTttcaaagagaaaatagaaagaaaaaaatatgataaaCCTAAAAGAACAGACTTTAATTTTATGTCTTAACTcctgaaaagaaaaatgcagatcTGGTttggtttaaaatgtttttaaattaagctggacgtggtggcacacacctttaatcccagcactcaggaggcagaggtaggaggatcgccatgagttcgaggccaccttgagaatacatagtgaattcgaggtcagcctgggctagaatgagaccctacctaaaaaaaaaaaaaaaaaaaagtatattgtttCTGCATTGCAATCAAAATTACCTTTTAACTTGACTTTAAAACTAGTAATACACTCCTGCCCTAAACTACGCACTGTATTTTTGTCATACAATTGATTGGAATAGAAGGGTGGAACTGACATTTAAGCCACACTTCCATGTAATATTGGTTAAAGGTTATACATTATGTTACACTCAAAATGAAGTTACTCCTACTTTGAATTGTTTTGACAACTATAGTTTTAGCAGCAACAATCAAAATATCCAAATACTGTTCTTTCCCTTGggaaaatgatctcaaaagttGCATAAAACTAGCAATAACTATTTGACCATCATGGCTTGCTTTCTTCATACTCTCTATCTTTTAAATGGCTAGAGTTCTTATATAGACTAGACTGTATTTTTGACATGTTCATATTTttataccttgaaaaataaaatttgcactGTTTcaagttttctcaaaaaaaacccacaatggtctattttcagtttttttcattCCTCTTAACAAtgatttttattcaattattatttTGGAAGGACAGGCATACCTAACTGCTCACTTCTTTGTGAGCAGTGTCAAACAGATCACAATTCAAAGACAGCAAGTATAACTAAGATTTCAGTATGTACTAAATGCACTACTTACTTAGGTATCCACTTGGAATTGTGATGGTTAAGCTTATCAACTTTACTGGTTTTAGAACCACCCCAAGACATGTATCTGCATTTCTGGATAGTTTTAACTGAGGGGAGGACCCACCCAGAATATGGGCTGGGCTTCCAGactgaacaaaatgaaaaaagaagggaCTGTGGAAATCGCTAATGGTTAAAggttaaagcctgctggccagaattcagttctccagcatctataaagccaaacaaaaagtgacacaagcatcttgTGTTTACTTGCAGTGATAAGAGagtggtgtgtacacacacacacatacgcgtGCGTATAAATGGCATATGCTACCCAGTTGTGCCACTGAAGCTCCCACACATCCAAATagatggaattttctttttaaaggagaaagcaaCCTTAGTTTCtgtctctgtgcttcctgactgtggtcaTAGAACATGACCAATACCTATTTCTGTACTTTCTGACCATGGTCACATTAGGTGACAGCTATTTCACACTCCTGTGCCCTGCCTTCATAAACTTTCGTCATAATGAGTGTGTGTGAAAATCCTTCCTAagatgcttcttgtcaggtatttggtcacagcaatgaaaaaatgTAGCTAATACAGTATAAATACATTTACTGGGTTGCATGCTTGTTTGGTAGGGACAGACTAGGACCAAGCAAAAGTCAATATATTAGTGGTTACAAATGTCCTTAAATTGGGGTTGAACATGTTCACAGGTGTCTCTCATCTTTGGGTGGTTTAGGTATAGTTCAACTTGTTGCTGTGTGGttgaaaagaagctaaaagttgaaatgatgcactgagttactgtaagagttagtTGCTGAGAagctgtggaggtttgattcatgtgtcccccataaacttaggtgttctgaaggctaggatCCCAGCAGATGAAGAtctggaaattaacacctcctaggggcagtgtattgttagggctaggcttacgggtattatagccagtttctccttgtcagtgtttggcacagtcttgttcctgttgtccatctagTATTGGCCAGGaagggatgtccaccctctgctcatggtattgttttcccctgccatgatggagcttcccctagagtttgtaagtcaaaataaaccctttttttcccccaaaagctgctgttggtcaggtgatttctgccagcaacgtgaactgactgcaacagtatagttggtaccAGAAGTAGGGTTGCTACTAGATATCTGACTTGTggccttggccttttggagctgattttcaagaggaatgtagaaggatttgaaaccttggcctaagaaacacctttcagtgctgtaagtacagcttggtggactattctagtcagggttaaaagacctgagtgcagtaagaactatggactgtgcaaTTTGGCGtatgggggtgagaaagagctttgcctggactgggctagaagcagtttgtgtgagaggcttgctgttatgcccatgtcctgaaaatttATACAGGCTTGCATtgggtagaaatggactggtgtgagcagagggatatggcacagaaagaaatcgttaggctgaaactgctgcctgttctgctgcaattgagagattacaaccattgagattggaccagctgacctgtatTGGAACAACAGAAATAATGCAGCATTTTGAAGGGACCAGAAttctgaaggagtgtcctgttcttcaaagtctgctttattcccccctgtattaacaaattggcaccctacctggtattgtggagtataagaaatgcaggaaaagccatgcatggtggcacatgcctttaatcccagcactcaagaggcagaagtagaaggatcaccatgagttcaaggccaccttgagactacataatgaattccaggtcagcctgggctagagtgagaccctacctcaaaaaaaaaaaaaaaa contains:
- the LOC101598967 gene encoding NTF2-related export protein 2, with amino-acid sequence MSVEFKTYVDQACKAAEEFTNIYYETMDRRRHALARLYLDKATLIWNGNVVKGLEALNNFFEMLPSSDFQVNMLDCQPVHEQATQAQSTVLVVTCGTVKFDGNKQHYFNQNFLLTAQTNLGSTVWKIASDCFRFQDWATD